The following are from one region of the SAR202 cluster bacterium genome:
- a CDS encoding ABC transporter permease — MVKEHEQELPKAVPGAAEAADQRTAENLKQEEKVSLASQWKLMWWKFRRHKLALISAFVILGFYLIAIFADFLSSANPRQSQASIAYMPPQTIRWFDNGFNPHVISVTGRRDPETFARVFTYDESKKLPVRPFARGYEYKLLGLIKTDRHLIGVVGDPDRTSPYLLGTDLFGRDQLSRIVHGTRVSLTIGLAGVAASLVLGVVLGSISGYYGGIPDTIIQRLIEVTRSVPTIPLWIALAAAVPRDWSVHRIYLAITIIISLFLWTELGRVVRGRFLSLREEDYITAARLSGSKDRRIIFKHMVPNFTSHLIAATTLAIPFMIISETALSFLGLGLRPPALSWGVLLQEAQNIQTVALYPWLTFPAIPVTLAVLAFNFVGDGLRDAADPYK, encoded by the coding sequence ATGGTCAAGGAACACGAGCAAGAGCTACCCAAAGCTGTACCAGGCGCAGCGGAAGCTGCGGACCAGCGTACGGCGGAGAACCTCAAGCAGGAAGAGAAGGTCTCGCTAGCCAGCCAGTGGAAGCTCATGTGGTGGAAGTTCCGCCGCCACAAACTAGCGCTGATTTCGGCCTTCGTCATTCTCGGCTTTTACCTGATAGCAATATTCGCGGACTTCCTTTCGAGCGCTAACCCCAGGCAATCGCAAGCCTCGATCGCGTACATGCCGCCGCAGACCATTCGCTGGTTCGACAACGGCTTCAATCCGCATGTGATCAGTGTCACGGGCCGAAGGGACCCTGAGACCTTCGCCCGCGTGTTTACATACGACGAAAGCAAGAAGCTCCCTGTCCGTCCGTTCGCAAGGGGCTACGAATACAAACTTCTCGGCCTGATCAAGACGGACCGTCACCTTATCGGCGTCGTGGGCGATCCTGACCGGACTTCACCGTATCTGCTGGGGACGGACTTGTTCGGCCGCGACCAGCTCTCGCGCATAGTGCACGGGACGCGTGTGTCGCTGACCATCGGACTTGCCGGCGTTGCGGCCAGCCTGGTGCTGGGTGTTGTGCTCGGCAGTATTTCCGGATACTACGGCGGCATCCCGGATACGATCATCCAGCGCCTCATCGAGGTGACGCGCTCCGTGCCCACAATACCGCTGTGGATTGCGCTGGCAGCGGCGGTGCCGAGGGACTGGAGCGTGCACCGTATCTACTTAGCGATCACCATAATAATCTCGCTCTTCCTGTGGACCGAGCTGGGGCGCGTCGTGCGAGGGCGGTTCCTTTCTCTCCGCGAGGAGGACTACATCACCGCGGCTCGGCTTTCCGGTTCCAAGGACAGGCGAATAATCTTCAAGCACATGGTGCCGAACTTCACGAGCCACCTGATCGCAGCAACGACACTGGCGATTCCGTTCATGATCATCAGCGAGACGGCGCTGAGCTTCCTTGGCCTCGGACTCCGCCCGCCGGCGCTAAGCTGGGGGGTGCTGCTCCAGGAGGCGCAGAACATTCA
- a CDS encoding ABC transporter permease → MIEFLIRRAIYAVFTIFTISILAFLVVQLPPGDFVSQYILLVIGPDVANSEAAQNIAESLRAQYGLDQPVFIQYFKWLWLVLQGHFGISLEYKRPVMEIVREHMLLTTILAFATVLLTWSLAVPIGIYSAVRQHSIGDYVATFVGFFGLAVPDFLLALALLWIGYFYFDMSVGGLFSAHYINAPWSMGRVVDLLSHMWIPAIVLGTSGTAGLIRIMRANLLDELRKPYVLTARAKGMSEIKLILKYPVRVALNPVVSTVGYVLPFLLSGSVIVSVVLSLPTVGPLLLRALRTEDMFMASTIVLLLGTLTVIGTFISDVLLVLLDPRIRLVK, encoded by the coding sequence ATGATTGAGTTTCTTATACGGCGGGCCATCTACGCTGTATTCACGATATTCACGATTTCAATACTTGCGTTCCTCGTTGTTCAGCTCCCACCCGGAGACTTCGTATCCCAATATATTCTCCTCGTGATTGGGCCGGATGTAGCCAACAGCGAGGCGGCGCAAAACATTGCAGAATCGCTTCGAGCGCAATACGGGCTTGACCAGCCGGTGTTCATCCAGTATTTCAAGTGGCTCTGGCTCGTGCTGCAGGGCCATTTCGGCATCTCCCTAGAATACAAGCGCCCCGTGATGGAGATCGTCAGAGAGCACATGCTGCTCACGACGATTCTTGCCTTTGCCACCGTGCTTTTAACCTGGTCCCTGGCAGTTCCAATCGGAATCTACTCCGCAGTTCGCCAGCACTCTATCGGCGACTATGTCGCGACATTTGTCGGTTTCTTTGGGCTGGCTGTGCCGGACTTCTTGCTGGCGCTGGCGCTGCTCTGGATCGGCTACTTCTACTTCGACATGAGCGTGGGCGGGCTTTTCTCCGCCCATTACATCAATGCGCCCTGGAGCATGGGGCGCGTTGTGGACCTTCTGTCTCACATGTGGATTCCTGCAATAGTGCTCGGCACGTCCGGCACGGCTGGCCTGATACGCATCATGCGCGCCAATTTGCTGGATGAGCTGCGCAAGCCGTACGTCTTGACCGCGCGCGCGAAGGGGATGTCCGAGATCAAGCTCATTCTCAAGTACCCGGTGCGTGTCGCACTCAACCCTGTCGTCAGCACGGTCGGTTACGTTCTGCCGTTCCTGCTTTCGGGCAGCGTCATCGTTTCCGTGGTGCTCAGCCTCCCCACCGTTGGGCCGCTGCTCCTGCGGGCGCTCCGCACGGAGGACATGTTCATGGCAAGCACCATCGTGCTCCTCCTGGGCACCCTCACAGTCATAGGCACGTTTATCTCCGACGTGCTGCTGGTGCTCCTGGACCCTCGAATAAGGCTGGTGAAATAA